The following nucleotide sequence is from Corylus avellana chromosome ca7, CavTom2PMs-1.0.
CCATAACGTCTCCATCATCGACACAGTTGCTACTGCTATAAGAACCATGGCTGCCATTTCTATACCAACACAGTTGATACTACTACTGCAAGATCCATGACTGCCATTCCTCTCACAGTTCCTCTATCAACACAAAATACCCTTTTCAAAAACATTATCACATTCTCCTTCTCCATTTCCACATCCACCTCACCTCTAGATGGGGTTGTTGAAACAGTGGTGTCGTTCAAACCAGTGCTTATGCTTTTAACTAATGCCTATTTAACCACAGCGGCAATCTTTGCAGAGAACTCCTGCCAGAAATCATTTATACTTTCAGCTAGTGTAGGCGTCAAAATTATACAGTTTACTAGCCTCGCGTGAGCTTTGCTAAAAAGTTGACAGGTTGGTTGCCTAGGCATTTGATTTTTCTATCTCTCATTGTCACATGTAAGGGAGTGAACCATGATCTCACCCTCCAacctcctcttttttctttccttctttcttttttaattgctAACTTAATATGCATCCGATGGGTCTTAAACCCATGGCCTCATTCTCTGCCTTGTTCTTATGGGGGAGGAGGTGCTATCTAAGCTAGCCTTCATTGATACCCTCCAACCCTTGTTTATGGGGGAAGGAGATGCTATTTGGTCCAAGGACcattagtttctctctctctctctctctctctctctctggcagTCTTACTATCATTGTTGAATGTTGATCAAACTGAACTTCTATAGAGGCTTGTGTTAAGACCTGaaccttcatttttttgtttttgtgtagGTTGTAGCTATCAAGCAACTTGATCGTAATGGGCTGCAAGGGAACAGAGAATTCCTTGTTGAAGTATTGATGCTAAGCCTACTTCACCATCCAAATCTTGTTAACTTAATTGGATATTGTGCGGATGGGGACCAGAGACTTCTGGTATACGAATACATGCCATTAGGATCTTTGGAAGACCATCTACATGGTATATTCTGCACTAATACTGTTCCTTtcctccccccccaaaaaaaagaagaaagaaaaggaaaataattaaaaacattgTTCAATAATTACTTGACTTTAACATGGTTATATGTGCCAGACCTGCCGCCTGATAAAAAAAGACTTGATTGGAATACAAGGATGAAAATAGCTGCAGGTGCTGCAAAGGGCTTGGAGTATTTACACGACAAAGCTAACCCCCCTGTGATTTATCGTGATTTGAAGTGCTCAAATATTTTGCTTGGTGAAGACTATCATCCCAAACTATCGGATTTTGGCTTGGCCAAATTAGGTCCTGTTGGGGATAAGACCCATGTATCCACCAGAGTGATGGGAACATACGGATATTGTGCACCTGAATATGCAATGACTGGTCAGCTTACATTGAAAtcagatgtttatagctttgggGTTGTTCTTCTGGAAATCATCACTGGCAGAAAAGCAATTGATGACTCAAAGACTGCTGGGGAACACAATCTGGTTGCATGGGTAAGACAGCCTCATCTTTTTCTGCTATGATATCTTTTGTTGGTAAACATATTAACCGTCTAGTATTGGGGGCTTACAATATAGAACTTCTAGACAAATATATGGTTCTGATGTGGGTTATTATTACCCGGACGGATTTGATTGGGAAACAGAAGGAGGGGTGAGAGTCTCATCGTGAGCTAGGCCGTCAAGGAAAATCAGTTGATCTATTGGTCACTACCATATATACTAGTATATTTTTCCTTGTTTCTTATATGAGATCCATACCAGAATGCTAACTTGCCATCCATGGCATGACCATTCTACTCCTACAAGGTCCCTTATGAATGGACCCCTCAAATTCAAGAGTCAACTTAAATAGCACATATTATGAGCAAGCCACTTTGGCAAAGAATTGTtacatattttgtgttagtaATGATTTTCTTCATCGACTCCATAACTAAAGATGTCtcatatagaaaaagaaaataataataataataataataatagaattgTAATAATTAAATTAGATCAAGTAGGATAACTTATGACAAAAATATGGTTACTTGTGTGAACCTAATgtaaatgttttctttatgtcgCAGGCCCGGCCCTTGTTTAAGGAAAGAAAGAAGTTTCCACAGATGGCTGATCCTATGCTCCAAGGCCAATATCCAGTGAGGGGCTTGTATCAAGCCCTTGCTGTTGCTGCAATGTGTGTCCAGGAACACCCTAATATGCGACCCCTCATAGCTGATGTAGTCACAGCACTTTCTTATCTCGCTTCTCAGAAATATGATCCCGAATCCCAACCTGTCCAGGCGTTTCGCATGGGCTCTTCGACTCCCAGAACGAGAAGGGAGCAGTAGATCAGAGACTGATGTAGTCACAGCACTTTCTTATGTAAGTGGTTCCATCTTCAGAAGCCCAAGACGAGGCGCCTGCGTCCTGCTAGCTGTGGTGCTGCATTGGGATGTTCTTGAAATGGGTTTGTAGTCGTGATTCAGAGGGCGGTGGATTCCAGTTTAGTGGTTTGCTATTCGTGTGCCTCTTTCCCAAATTTTGCATCAACCCAGATACAAGTGAGATGGCCAGTCCCACTGTCTTGCAacaggaaatatatatattcttttttccctttaacCTTCCTCTCACTCTTACGAGATTCTTTCATGTACGATTGAGCTTGGGGCTTTTGTATCTATATAGAAACTATTCCCCTTGAAGAGTATATCCTCATTTCTCCGTTGAATATTCAAGAGGTTGGTAAATATTTTGCCTCATGCCTTTCAATTGATGCTGCTCTAAGAGTGTGCAGCTGTGAATTTACGTGTCTAAATCTTGAGTTGCTGGCATCTGCCGGATTGCCTGTTGAATAGCTATTTCCAGTGGTATGCCACCACCTGTTTTGATTTCATTTCTGCCGACATGCCCGCAACGCCTTCCGATTATGAAGTGCCTTTATATTTGAGAGTTGTGGATGAGTCCCTAAATCTTGCCTTCATTATGGATCTGAGGATTAAAAGATGGAGAGACCAGTATCCCTTTGGTTTCAAAAACCCTTCTAAGGGACTCGAAATTTTAggaagaggaaagaaaaaagaaaataaacgaCTTTATGTTGTTCCCTGCTGCGGATTAAGCTGCATTGGAATAACAAATTAGACAAAGTAAGAACCGCTTCGTATGTGCTGAACTCGTTACCCCAGTGGCATTGACAATTGTGTTCACCGGGATTGCATGAAATAAGGCAGCAGAAAATTCAGCCACAACCAACGGCACAATTGTTAGGaattttttacacaaaattAACGAGTTATAGTTGAGAAGTcttaacctatttaattaaattgatcgaATTAGAATTAATGCATATAATCTTATATTGATATCTTAAGACTACTTAAACCCAATATATAACATTTAGGGTTGATAAATTTTTACACAATGTGAACTTAGACACGAATCtaacatgaaattaaagagTTATAATTGAGGgtttaacctatttaattaaattgatcggATTATAATTGACTTGTATTGTCTTATACCCATATTTCGATACAATCTGAAACCCAAGAACGCATAAAAGTATAGTTGCCAAAGAAGTGAACCATCAAAATGTTTTATATGAAGATTGTCACATTTCACAAGGTCGACTAGGATCTGCTTGGTACTCGAGC
It contains:
- the LOC132186796 gene encoding probable serine/threonine-protein kinase PBL7 — protein: MGCFLCSGKSNKKSKKKQNKKPNDPISSTSEKSKLNSSVDVKKEASKDGGSDRIAAQTFAFRDLAAATKNFRADCLLGEGGFGRVYKGRLESNNQVVAIKQLDRNGLQGNREFLVEVLMLSLLHHPNLVNLIGYCADGDQRLLVYEYMPLGSLEDHLHDLPPDKKRLDWNTRMKIAAGAAKGLEYLHDKANPPVIYRDLKCSNILLGEDYHPKLSDFGLAKLGPVGDKTHVSTRVMGTYGYCAPEYAMTGQLTLKSDVYSFGVVLLEIITGRKAIDDSKTAGEHNLVAWARPLFKERKKFPQMADPMLQGQYPVRGLYQALAVAAMCVQEHPNMRPLIADVVTALSYLASQKYDPESQPVQAFRMGSSTPRTRREQ